The following coding sequences lie in one Alloacidobacterium dinghuense genomic window:
- a CDS encoding heavy-metal-associated domain-containing protein: MENTIKLSIEGMHCGACARRVTNALAGVDGVRVDSVEVGSAQIKFDATKTSPDEITAAVDRIGFTARVDDGFGE; encoded by the coding sequence ATGGAAAACACAATCAAACTTTCCATTGAAGGGATGCACTGCGGAGCTTGTGCGCGACGGGTGACGAATGCGCTTGCCGGGGTCGATGGCGTTCGTGTTGACTCTGTGGAAGTTGGCTCAGCACAGATCAAGTTCGACGCCACAAAAACCTCACCAGACGAGATCACGGCCGCTGTGGATCGCATTGGGTTCACGGCTCGGGTTGATGACGGTTTCGGGGAGTAA
- a CDS encoding ABC transporter permease, with the protein MSRLSQFFSHFFRKRRYDDISVSIQEHIDERIDELMDEGMSRGEAEHNARREFGNVTLMQERSREEWQWQRLESLLVDLKHVCRRLGRSPGFAITVVLTLAIGIGANTAVFSVVNSVLIRPLPYPEPQQLVALHLNAPGAPGLADFRDELRLSASMYLTFAAHNRAFQSVGVWQSSTATITGTAQPEQVNTALITDGVLQTLNVPATVGQWLTAADQDPRGARRVMLSYGYWQRRFGGDPSVVGRTISVDSQTREIAGVMPRGFKVVNYDFDLLVPLAFDPVHESLAGFAYHGIARLRPGVTISQADADVARLIMVWMGSWTNGPGIDPYFYLTWKITPALKPLKDQVVGSVGNVLWVVMATIGVVMLIACTNVANLLLVRADARQQELAVRAALGAGRWRIARELLVESVTLGLLGAAVGVGVAYVGLRLLTVIGPENLPRLSEISLDGRSFAFTVILSVLSGLLFGSIPVLRYAPSQQSVPLLGGAVRTSSVSHERQRGRNLLVVAQVAMALVLLISAVLMIRTFNAMRTVDPGFSGPESLQVMRISIPGTLVRDPQIVTRMQNDIQDKLAAIPGVASAGFAASVPTSGAEPNWNEITIEGKNYAGEEPPLRLFNYVSPGYFHTAGTRMVAGRDFAWTDIYGLRPVGILSESLARELWGSAQAAIGKRFREWPAMPWHEVVGVVQDVRENGVDQISPATVYWPSMMHDIYGPGSFDARRTVYFAMRSNRAGTQALINEMQQAVWSVNSNLAVDSIRTMQDIYGESMARTSFTLVMLAIAGTMAFALGILGIYGVISYAVSQRTREIGIRMALGAKKSELAWMFVRSALVLTGVGTAVGLGAAAGLMRLMQTLLFGISPLDPVTFIAVPVVLVAAAALASYLPARRTAAIDPVEALRAQ; encoded by the coding sequence TTGTCGCGTCTCAGTCAGTTCTTCTCCCATTTCTTCAGGAAGCGCCGCTATGACGACATTTCTGTCTCCATCCAGGAGCATATCGACGAGCGGATCGACGAGTTGATGGATGAGGGCATGTCGCGAGGTGAGGCCGAACACAACGCGCGGCGCGAGTTCGGCAATGTGACGCTCATGCAGGAGCGCAGCCGTGAAGAATGGCAGTGGCAGAGGCTCGAATCGCTGCTGGTGGACTTGAAGCATGTGTGCCGCCGGCTAGGGAGATCGCCGGGATTCGCGATCACGGTGGTGCTCACGCTGGCGATCGGTATCGGAGCGAATACGGCCGTGTTCAGTGTAGTGAACAGCGTGCTGATCCGGCCGCTGCCATACCCTGAGCCGCAGCAATTGGTTGCGTTACATCTGAACGCGCCCGGCGCGCCGGGGCTGGCTGATTTCCGGGATGAACTACGCCTCTCGGCCTCGATGTATCTCACCTTTGCCGCGCATAACCGTGCATTCCAATCGGTGGGCGTATGGCAATCCAGTACAGCAACTATTACTGGCACTGCGCAGCCGGAGCAGGTGAACACGGCACTCATCACTGATGGTGTTCTCCAGACACTCAATGTGCCTGCTACGGTCGGGCAATGGCTTACGGCGGCCGACCAGGACCCACGCGGAGCGCGGCGGGTGATGTTGAGCTACGGATACTGGCAGCGGCGCTTCGGCGGCGATCCGAGTGTCGTGGGACGCACCATCAGCGTTGATTCACAAACGCGTGAGATTGCCGGTGTGATGCCGCGCGGATTCAAGGTAGTCAATTACGATTTTGATCTGCTGGTGCCGCTGGCATTCGATCCTGTACACGAGTCGCTGGCCGGATTTGCATACCACGGCATCGCGCGGCTCCGGCCCGGCGTGACGATCTCGCAGGCCGACGCCGATGTAGCGCGTCTGATCATGGTCTGGATGGGTTCGTGGACGAACGGTCCGGGGATCGATCCGTATTTTTACCTGACCTGGAAGATCACGCCTGCGCTTAAACCTTTGAAGGACCAAGTGGTCGGCAGCGTGGGCAATGTATTGTGGGTGGTGATGGCGACGATCGGCGTGGTGATGCTGATCGCGTGCACCAACGTTGCCAACCTGCTGCTGGTTCGTGCGGATGCCCGCCAGCAGGAACTCGCGGTGCGCGCCGCGCTGGGTGCGGGAAGGTGGCGAATTGCGCGCGAGCTGCTGGTGGAAAGTGTGACGCTGGGCCTGTTAGGCGCCGCGGTCGGCGTGGGAGTTGCATATGTGGGGCTGCGCCTGTTGACGGTGATAGGGCCGGAGAATCTGCCGCGCCTGAGTGAGATCTCGCTTGACGGCCGATCGTTCGCATTCACGGTGATCTTGTCAGTGCTCTCCGGGCTGTTGTTCGGGTCCATTCCTGTGCTGCGTTATGCGCCTTCGCAGCAATCCGTGCCGCTGCTTGGTGGTGCTGTGCGGACATCGAGCGTGAGCCATGAGCGGCAGCGTGGACGCAACCTGCTGGTGGTCGCGCAGGTAGCCATGGCGTTGGTGCTGCTCATCAGCGCGGTGCTGATGATCCGAACGTTTAATGCGATGCGCACTGTCGATCCGGGCTTCTCTGGTCCTGAGTCGCTCCAGGTGATGCGCATTTCCATTCCGGGGACGCTGGTTCGCGACCCGCAGATAGTCACGCGGATGCAGAACGACATTCAGGACAAACTCGCCGCGATTCCTGGCGTTGCCTCTGCTGGCTTCGCCGCTTCTGTTCCCACGAGTGGAGCTGAACCGAACTGGAACGAAATCACCATCGAAGGGAAAAACTATGCAGGCGAAGAGCCTCCCTTGCGCCTGTTCAACTACGTGTCGCCGGGTTATTTCCATACCGCGGGCACAAGAATGGTTGCCGGGCGCGATTTCGCGTGGACGGACATATACGGCCTCAGGCCGGTAGGGATCCTGTCTGAGAGCCTTGCTCGCGAGCTATGGGGATCTGCTCAGGCGGCCATCGGCAAACGGTTCCGCGAATGGCCGGCTATGCCATGGCACGAAGTGGTCGGGGTGGTCCAGGATGTGCGAGAGAACGGCGTCGACCAGATCTCGCCCGCAACCGTGTACTGGCCTTCGATGATGCATGACATCTACGGTCCTGGATCTTTCGATGCCAGGCGCACCGTCTACTTTGCAATGCGCAGCAATCGTGCCGGGACACAAGCCTTGATCAACGAAATGCAGCAGGCCGTTTGGTCAGTGAATTCGAACCTGGCGGTGGACTCGATCAGAACGATGCAGGATATCTACGGCGAGTCGATGGCGCGTACCTCGTTCACGCTCGTCATGCTGGCCATTGCTGGAACGATGGCGTTCGCTCTCGGCATCCTCGGCATCTACGGCGTGATTTCATACGCGGTTTCTCAGCGTACGCGCGAGATTGGCATCCGCATGGCGCTGGGTGCGAAGAAGAGCGAGCTGGCGTGGATGTTTGTTCGCTCAGCGCTGGTGCTTACCGGTGTCGGTACTGCTGTCGGACTGGGTGCAGCAGCCGGACTCATGCGCCTTATGCAAACATTATTGTTTGGCATCAGCCCGCTCGACCCGGTCACATTCATCGCTGTGCCGGTAGTTCTGGTCGCTGCAGCTGCGCTGGCAAGCTATCTGCCGGCGCGCCGCACTGCTGCTATTGATCCCGTCGAGGCGCTTCGAGCTCAGTAA
- a CDS encoding PadR family transcriptional regulator encodes MAKNSEHRDLFPGALEIMILQSLRLKPMHGYALVKHIKQVSDDLLQVEEGSLYPALQRMLKEGLLEAETGTSAKGRPTRIYRLTDAGIRHLEREVVSFERMFAGFTRVLAAAKA; translated from the coding sequence ATGGCGAAGAATTCTGAACATCGTGATCTTTTCCCCGGCGCATTGGAGATCATGATTCTCCAATCGTTGCGGCTGAAACCCATGCACGGATATGCGCTGGTGAAACACATCAAGCAGGTTTCTGATGACCTGCTGCAGGTGGAAGAAGGCTCGCTGTATCCGGCGTTGCAGCGAATGCTCAAGGAAGGCTTGCTGGAAGCTGAGACTGGGACCTCGGCCAAGGGTCGACCAACGCGGATTTACCGTCTCACGGATGCAGGCATTCGTCATCTCGAACGTGAGGTTGTCAGTTTCGAGAGGATGTTTGCAGGTTTTACCCGCGTGCTTGCCGCAGCCAAAGCGTAG